The Meiothermus sp. Pnk-1 genome includes a window with the following:
- a CDS encoding YncE family protein, which translates to GGSPDMGGVSADGKRLWLSGRYHGEVYVFDTDLKKGGLIRRIRVGKGPHGLAIYPQPGRYSLGHTGVFR; encoded by the coding sequence GGGGGCAGCCCGGACATGGGGGGGGTCTCGGCGGACGGGAAGAGGCTGTGGCTTTCCGGGCGCTACCACGGGGAGGTCTACGTCTTCGACACCGACCTAAAGAAAGGCGGCCTGATCCGGCGCATCCGGGTGGGCAAGGGGCCGCACGGGCTGGCCATCTACCCCCAGCCGGGCCGCTACAGCCTGGGGCACACCGGGGTCTTTCGCTAG